The following is a genomic window from Vitis vinifera cultivar Pinot Noir 40024 chromosome 6, ASM3070453v1.
attaaatagTAGTATATTTTGTCGCCCATGGTATCTCATCGTGAACCAAATATGAGATAAGGtgtattatttcattttctattttatattttaactaaatataaTCTTAGGTTACATTTGATTTGATAGATAAGATGCACATGTTCTAATATATCATTTCCAACATAttctaaaatatcatttttagcGAGATATGCACATCCTACTATTTTATGTCTAATGATGTGTGaccatataaaaatgaataatattgaaaatatattttctttctatttgttaaaattttaaaaaatgtgatgtttcatatttcttatttttacatttaaaaatagaaaacattaattttaatatatttatttgaaagaaaaaatgttaaaacaGAAATAGGCAAGTTGTTgtcatataaaaatgaataatgttgagaatatatcttttatttttatttattaaaattaaaaaatatgatgtttcaTAGACTATGTATCAtcatataaaatgaataatgtcGGAAATTTTTAAATGTGGCGCTttgatatttcttatttttacttttacaaataaaaaatatcatataaaaatatagaaattttatttaaaaagtaggtagataatttataaatttccattttagaTGGTATTTTGTATCTAATGATGTGTGaccatataaaaatgaataatattgaaaatacattttctttctatttgttaaaattttacaaaatgtgatgtttcatatttcttatttttgttttttaaaaatggaaaatattagcgttaatatatttattaaaaaaagaaaaaaattaaagaggaaATAAACAATGTATCgtcatataaaaatgaaaatgtctGATAAtatcttttctttaattaaaaatgaaaaaaaatgtgatgtttcatatttcttatttttacatttaaaaatagaaaacattaattttaatatatttattaaaaagaaaaaatgttaaaatggaAATAGGCGAGTTGTTGtcatataaaattgaataatgttgagaatatatcttttatttttatttattaaaattaaaaaatatgatgttttgtagATGATGTGTTGTTTTATAGACAATGTAACGTttgatatttcttatttttgcttttacaaataaaaaatatcatataaaaatatagaaattttatttaaaaagtaggtagataatttataaatttccattttagatggtattttgtatttttattttctagaaaattaggcaggaaaaaaggaaagtatgaaaatatcaatttggTATTAAATACaacccaaaattttcttattggGAGATATTTCTTATTTGGTACACCattaactttttatttctttttttttttaggtggaAATTTTCGGTATTTAGTAACacctttctttaatttttccaaaaaaaaaaagaaaaaaagaaagaaaagaacaaagggCAGTGATGTAATTCACAGTAAGGGTATTTTGGTCTCAAAATTggtagattttttaaaaaccaaacagCGGTTGTAACATCCATATCACACACCATCTTCACCGTCCAAACCGTACCATCCGACGGCATCTAACGGCGTCAATAAAAAATGAGAGGGAAGCAACAGTGACCGTCAGATCTCATCCCCTCCTTATATATACCGTTTCCACTGCTCTCACTTCACTCTCAACCGGAACCGTCGGCACTCTCTGTGAATTCCCTTGCCGTCTGTTGGTTTTCGGAGAActtcttctctcattttcctgGTCTTTCCGTTTGTTTCCAGTAAAAACTAGAGAAAATGAGGGAAATCCTCCACGTGCAGGGCGGACAATGCGGGAACCAGATCGGATCCAAGTTCTGGGAGGTGGTCTGCGACGAGCACGGTATAGATCCGACTGGAAGGTACACTGGAAACTCAGATCTGCAACTGGAGCGGGTGAATGTGTACTACAATGAGGCTTCGTGTGGGAGATTTGTTCCTAGGGCTGTGCTCATGGATCTGGAGCCTGGGACTATGGACAGTGTGAGGACTGGTCCTTATGGCCAGATCTTCAGGCCTGATAATTTCGTTTTTGGGCAATCCGGTGCCGGAAATAACTGGGCGAAGGGGCATTACACTGAGGGTGCGGAGCTGATCGATTCGGTTCTCGATGTTGTGCGGAAGGAGGCTGAGAATTGTGACTGTCTTCAAGGTATTACCGTTTTCTCATAGAAGCTCAGTTGGTGGTGAAAGTAGTTGGATGTTGTCTTTCCATGTGAATTTTTACTGATTTTGATTGCAAGAGTAGGACTTTAGAACTCAATTTCAGGCTGCATAATGGGTGGAGTGTTTTAATTCAATGCTTTATGTTTGTTTGGCTGATGGGATGGATTTGAGGCTTTGGAATTAAGTCTGGAATTTGGATGAATTGAAGACAACTTAATCCGAAGCCAATCCGTTAATTTGAGAAATTCAAATCCTACTCAAATTTGCGTTGGGTCCTAGGCAACTCAACTTGAATTCAGACGTTTAATTGAAAGGCTCCCGTTCGCTGGGTTGGGATTAGTTTGATCCGATGGAATGAGGACATAAGTTCCAAATCTATGGTTGGATTACTTTATGCTTCGCTTGGATCTCAAAAAGTATGAGGGGAGGGAAATGGAAATGATATCCATATTCGTTCTTTTTTTCTCAACCTGTTTTCAGACTTTTTAAGATTCAATTGGAGCTTTAAAGTCCAGTAGATTTGCAAGTTAATTTGAATATATAGTGTTTCAACCCACAAAAGCATTCCATCATTCCTTATCAAGTGCaagattttggaattttatagaTCTGAATTTCCAATTTAAATTCAACCATTTGCAATCAATTTCACAGGatcttttcttaaaataatgtTACCTTCTTtctgttttctagaaaatttggtgaattattttgtttgtatcTAATTCATGCTGAGTGGGTTTTACAAGATGTGAATGTACAGTTCTTTGATTCTTTGTCTTTTCTCTTAGTAACTGTATTTGTAATTTGTTCATTTGTAGGTTTCCAAGTGTGCCACTCACTTGGTGGAGGCACTGGTTCTGGAATGGGAACTTTGCTGATTTCAAAGATCAGGGAAGAATACCCTGATAGAATGATGCTTACTTTCTCTGTGTTCCCATCACCCAAGGTTTCAGATACAGTGGTGGAGCCATATAATGCCACCCTCTCTGTTCATCAGCTTGTTGAAAATGCAGATGAGTGTATGGTTCTTGACAACGAGGCTTTGTATGACATCTGCTTCAGAACCCTCAAGCTAACCACTCCTAGCTGTAAGTTTATCATTCCTTTCTACTTCCGGCTATGATGGTCAATTAAACTAGACATTCAAATCGTTTAGATGAGTAGTTATGCAGACCCAGGTGATTTTGAGATGAAAACTTGtggatatcattttttattgtatgtCTATTTATTGCTTGTCTTTATGCATTGTAATATTGGGATTATTTTGTGACTGATCCTTCCAACCAATAAAGTTGTTTTGTGACTTATGACATCGCTTTGATTCTCAAGTATGGTGttcaataaatgttttttatcaAGAGGAACAAAAATTGTTAATGATATAATGAAATTTAGATAGCAATATTGATTGACTTCTAAGAGTGGCATGAGACCATCACATGCTCCTATCAGTGCACATTCGGTCAGAGATTTGATACTTGGAGGTAATGTGGTTGAAGCACTCACCCTTCTTTGTGTCTAAGACTGAATGACTGTCTAGGGTTTCAGACTCAAGTGGATTAATCCATTACTCCAATAGCATGACTACTCTCACACTGCAATAAGGTGAACAGAACTTGCAATAATCCACTAAGCTATTGTACTCGTCAATTACGTAACTGTACTCATCAGTTGTATTACTTTAGAGTAGAGCCAGCACAAAGAATATTCTAGACAGacaattgttaattttttaatttttattatttctgtCATCTTTTAGTGTAACAGGAAGATGCTTCTTCTCATGATGCTTTTAATGCAGAGATATGATGTTAATCAGTCTTTTCTTTTACAACTACTTCTCTGCCATGTTCTATAAAGATATATGCTGACTAACTTTTAtgttacatttattattattacagttGGTGATCTGAACCATTTGATCTCTGCAACCATGAGTGGGGTTACTTGCTGCCTCAGGTTCCCAGGTCAGCTCAATTCTGACCTCCGGAAACTTGCAGTGAACCTCATTCCCTTCCCCCGTCTACACTTCTTCATGGTTGGGTTTGCTCCTCTCACCTCTCGTGGGTCTCAGCAGTATCGTGCACTAACAGTCCCCGAGCTCACCCAGCAGATGTGGGATGCCAAGAACATGATGTGTGCTGCAGACCCACGTCATGGCCGCTACCTCACTGCCTCAGCTATGTTCAGGGGCAAGATGAGCACCAAAGAAGTGGATGAACAAATGATCAATGTCCAGAACAAGAACTCTTCATACTTTGTTGAATGGATACCCAACAATGTTAAATCAAGTGTTTGTGACATTCCACCTAGGGGTCTTTCCATGGCATCAACCTTCATTGGTAACTCTACCTCAATTCAAGAGATGTTCAGGCGGGTGAGCGAGCAGTTCACAGCTATGTTCAGGAGGAAGGCTTTCTTGCATTGGTACACTGGGGAAGGCATGGACGAAATGGAGTTCACCGAAGCTGAGAGCAACATGAATGACCTTGTGTCTGAATATCAGCAGTACCAGGATGCAACAGCTGATGAGGAAATTGACTATGAAGATGAGGAGGAACCTGAACAAGATATGTAAGTCGATCATAATATATTGCTGAGTGCTGCTCTGCCATTCCGTTATGGTAAAATGTGCCTAAATATTTTTCTACTACTTGAGGTTGAGCCATGGGAATTGTTTGATGTCTTTTCTGTGTGACGATTAGCGGGCAAATAGTAGTAGTTGAGTCCCCAAAAATACCCGTTTTAGTTTGATACCAGTTGTTGCGAGATGTGGAAAGTTCAAAATGTATCCTTTTCATTCCTGCTTGAATTTCAGCATATTGCCTTTTTCTACACATTCCGTGATGGTCTGCTTGTTTTGGTTGATCTGGAATTAATTGAATTATTGACACTACCGTGGGTTTGATTTTATGGTTCCATTGACGGGTAgcctttttggttttttttttttttttttttcagaaatgTTGTGTTAATATCCAGCTAGAATAGTTGTGAACACTGAGAACAGAGTAATGATAAATTATTCAGAAAGGGTCGTTTTTGTTTCTTCCGaaagtaaataaattgattCCAGTTGGATGAATATTGTATCTCGAAAATAAATTTGTGATCACCATGTCAATGATCATTTCATGAAGCACACCGCATCCCAAGTCTATTTTTCATCTGGGATCCACTTGCAATCATAatcattattttgatttttgaaattttatatataaataaactttGAATAGTAttatggaccccgcatttcgtgcTCATGCGTtccccactcgaatggcgagctcgatttttatttcgaaaaattgatttttatttgattaagaaaaatgacttggagtcgccacttatttttgttttattttaaaagggtaaacaaaataagaaagaaaaaccttaagtgtgactccttactttggaaaaagtggtctgtgaaaaaccggatcgggttcgagggtcaggttacttatcgggaaggtacggtaacgaccgtagcacccctctaagtccctaaattCGGGTctctattaataaaatgaagttaacatggcaatcaatgagaaaatcaatgaatactcgaagcaatcatgcacatatgggaatcaaaacatgtataaagaatgaacaaaatatgaGTGGATACGTACCTGGTCCTCCAATCACGAATGCGCTATCGTGAAACAGGATTAGTGAATCACAAATAGATAAAATTATGCGCATGTCAAGGAAcagaataaattaaacaaaataaataaatcaatcaatcagttataaaatcacatatgtggggcccccaccaaagcccgatttatattgcatgaattaatcccataaattccattattcggaattacgaaAAATtcgttcatgcttattaaaattaagagaaccatgagattattttaaaaccagaatggaattaaaactgttcgagtgaagactggatttttgaaatttgtttgaaaattggagtattaggaattaaatttaagaattggaattttggaagttAAGTTCACAAAttggatttatttaaaaattggaatttatttaaagatggaattttcaaaaataaataattaagacgaataaaataataacaatagcaaaaataataatgattagataaagaaatgtgaaaaatggaattttgaaggattatttaaaatggaattcttttaaaaatgcatgaatcaacaaataaatggatataataataatgaaagtaacaatgattaattaaataatgtggaaattggaattctgaaaaattggatttttgaaaattagattttgagaatTAAAGTTTCGGAaattaaatgtgaaaattggagttttgaaacttatttgaaaataatttggaatttttgtaaaattagttgagaattgagattttgaaaattagatttaaaaacctaagttttaaaaattttatttgaaaacgtgaagtggaaattaaaaaagagatgagagcatttaataaaaaaaagaaaatgggtcCATTGTCTGCAGGCCTCAATATTTTATAATGGGTTGTGTGCTACTTTgttgacttttgttttttttttttatttgtttatttgtttttgcttCAGCCTTTGCCAGAGACCTTCACAGTAGAGAAGcccattttctgattttttcgaAACAGCGCTGAAATTTCTGGGCATGACTGGTTATGGATGGAGAGAGTCATTTTCAGGCGACATCCGTGGCCAAGGTGGGTGGAATTAACAGAAGTGAAAAGCATGATTTCGGGCATCAAACTCAAATAAAACAGAGACAAAAATAATTCCAACAAcaccaaaatgaagaaaacgAAATGAACTATAGCTCAGTCAATGCAACTCACGGATCAGTTAAATATGCTCTCTGATTCGCACCTGGAAAATCCCGAAAATCCCTTTTGCtgaaaatcctttttcaaccccCTCTTTCCcagctcctctctctctctcttcccgtTCCTCTGTTCTGCTCGGGTTTTCCTTCAGCCTGCTTCTCTCTCAATCTCATTCTctgattttctctcttttctctcagTTGCCCTTCAAATCCTCCAGATCACCCTCCAGGCGCTTCCTCTGAAAAATCCCCTACGCCCCCCTCTTCCTCTCTAAAAATCCAGCTCCAACTGTCCCCCCCCCTAGCCAgccttttctttatttcttttcctctctttttctctccagTCGGTTCCTACCTTCTCCAGCAAACCATCACCTGCTTCCCTGTTTCAGCCGTCAGCAGCATGGCTTCCTTCATCAGCAGCATGGCGTCTCTTGCAGCTGGTCCCACGCATGGAGAGGGGTCCCCCCACACTTCTCGAGTGCTGCCAGCTCctctaatatatataaaaaaactaaatacccCTTGGCTCTTCAAAGGGGGTCtacaagtatataaaaaaaagtcttaGAAAAGTATGAATCTCCATTTCCGTGCAAGGAAAGCACAACAATAAAACAAATCCATTCTGAAAAGCCCAAATTATTATCATGCATCTAccttcaataaataaataaataaatcttaacTTCAACGTAAGCAACCAGGTGAACTCTTGATCAAAAGTACAAACAATTGGAATTTTATGCCTTGAAATCTactctttttaatattttttttaaattttatcttatatGAATTTCAttgcatatatgtatatattagaTATGTTGTAAGGGACTtactaattttcttaacaaggTGAGCTCAAATCATTTGAGCCCATAAGTCATCCTATAAATACCCATTTAGAGGTTCGGGTTTCATCTTCTTACATTCACTCTCAGATATTTACCATCTAATTGTTAATATTCAAGTGTCATCAAGCAAAAGACTCGGGGGATATAAGATCCTCTACTGTTTTTTGTTCTACTCTTCATCAATAGGAATCAATTTAGGAATATCCAGATCTAAGGTAATCATCAATTTTCTAGatctaaaatgttttttgaTATCAAATGTTTTTGCTATGAATAGATCTAGGAGCTTAGGAAGTTTTTGCATACACCTAATTGATCTAGGGCTAGGAAACAAAGTAATTCATAATTCCTTATAAATAAAGGTATTATGACATCTCATGTATTTGAGAGAGTATATCCTATTAAGTGATCCTAAGCATTTATGATAGTGAAATCTATTACCATAGTAATTCATTTAGTGAAATTTGATTGAAATTTGACTTCTATGGTTTGTGGATAATAGTATGTCTATTGATCATGATATAGGtaaatttaagatttaaaatattagagagGTATTAGAGATTGATAGCTACTATCTTATTAAGTTACGAATATCAATTCATGAGAAATTTGCATGAATTTGCAGCAATGAATCTAAGTCACATACTTGAGAAATTAATtgattgataattaattaattttatcttcatttaatTTTCATGAGATAATGGAGTGTGTTGACTTCCTTTATTAAAATGTTGagtaaattttagaatttgattataagagggctactatttttttttttttttatggatttcaATGATCTCCACTTGAACTTATATTCTTTGGTGGCATATGATTTGAGggaattatttaattagttgtaTATTTACATAAAGTTGCTTAAGAATAAACACAAGATTGTATAAGTACTTATAATTAAACAACTTATAGTTTCTACTTAGGCTATTTAATGAATTGAAGTCTTTTTAGTGGgtcaattaattaaatagaatcCAATGAActggattaaataatttaagtcCATGTGATAAGCTTTAGTCACTTAAGCTTACTAGTGGTTTATAGTGATTTACATAAACCCGCTTAGAGTTTAGGGTTAGACAACTTTTCATCTTCCATTCTCTAAATAGAAAAACGTAGTCGATATTGCCTCAAGGTGAAAGAGAAACTCATGCTTCTCTTTGTACCACGATCCAAAGGGAGAGTTATAAGGTGAAAGACATTTAGGGCCCGTTTGaccatgttttctaaaacttatttttaaaaactattttttattatttaacttaaaaacaatttttaaaaacaagtttcaaaaaacatagtCAAACTgactcatttttttccttttgtttttaaaactagtGAAAACAACTCatgtttattctttaaaaattgttctttatttcactttatttttaaaaattgtttccaaagaacaacaaccaaatagtgttataaatttttaaaaatagttttatgtttttataccACATGGCTAAAAAGGCTTAACTCTTCATCAACCTGGAAAAGTATTTAGGAATGTCTAAATCCAAGTTATGTCCTAAAATATCCtagaaagtaaaaattaaaaattcacatatgttttaaaaattaaaaattgacaTATGTTTTTATTGTGCCCAGGATGTAGTAGTATGCTCTAATGTATTCAAGAATCTTGTGGATTATCTTTTATTAAAGATAACACAACAATATTATATGAAAATGATGTTGCATATATTGGGATTTTTGATAATTATACGgcgaatttaaaatcaattttttaaaatatagtacattgaaaaatatttccaaatctaCGACACTTTTTACCACTttgaaaggtgtctcttgaaaagacaccttccatcatttttatatcaatggtacacattcaaaaaaattgaatttacattgaaGGTGTCTTTTTAAGAGAcacctttcacaatttttatatcactaacacatgttaaaaaaatttgaatttacattaaaagtgtttcttcaagagacaccttttacAATTCTACAAAatcgaatttatattaaaagtatctTTTAAAGAAACACTTTTCACGATTTTCATATTAGTTgcatagtgaaaaaaaatgaatttatactaaGATATCTCCTTGAGAGACACTTtctataatttcataaaattaaatttataataaaggtgtctcttgacgAGATACTTTCAACGATTCTTGTATCAATCATCcattgaaataattgaatttatactaaaagtgtcttttcaaaagacaccttccataatttcataaaattaaatttatattaaaataatttccttcaagagacacttttagtattaatttaattttttcaataagtgactaatataaaaattatggaaaatgtttcttcaaaagcaaatttaatataaatttaattttgtggaattgtagAAACGCCttcaatgtaaattcaattttttttttgttttttttgtttttttttttttttgggaaagttTGGTTTTGGGctgttaatattataattttatgaaattgggAACTCAAGTTTGCCAAATCCAAGTTTACAATGTTaaacccaaaaatattttgggtttTATGCACTTTGAGCTGAGTTGTCTTTTAATGCCCAACATACCCTCCTCATTTTGCAAGTCAGCTTCCacatatgaaaaaaagaaaaccaaaataaataaataaaaacttaaatagcAGGTTTCATTCACTTTTCATCGTTGTCTAAACCCTCTGTGCCTCTCTTGCTAAACCCTaattaaaaaaaccctaatcccGAAACccatatatttttcttcctttcgaACCCTAAATCCTGGAAAACTCTAAACTCTCTAATTCCTAACCTCTCCTCATCTCCCTCTACCTTTATTTTTGTCTCTCCCACTCCCACTCCCTCTCATACCTACCCCCTACAACACCCTTTCCTCACTATCGTCATTGCCGCCTTTGCCATTGCCACTTCCAGCTTCAACAACACCACTTACTACCTTTGTTGACATAAGACCAAATGGCATATGAGATGATGAATTCAAATCCCCTTCTTTTAATTCCATATTCAAGGTACACGGTAGCAGGTAAGTTTTCTTTCTAGCATCCTTAGTCTCTGTTCATAGAAACTAATGATGCTAAGAGAACAatctgaaaagaaagaaaacaaattttgagtcttgaaaataatattcataGAAATAGTTGCAAGGTAAAGTAGTTGagtgaagttttttttttccttctctaggTTCTAAAATGGCAGAAAATCTTAAGTCCTTATTCTCTTATATTTCATAAGTAACCAAatggaataaatttaaaagaaaattctaaaattggcAAATGTTGCATATGAAGACTTAGACATACCCCAAGTCCTATCCTAAACCAGTGGTCGTGATGGAAATTTTTGTGAACTGATGATTACCTTTTCAGAACAATCTGTGCTTCGTCAGGTGCATGAATTCTTTGAACCTGAGCCCAAACTTGATTCACCATCAGTGCATGCATGCGTCGTAGGGTCGTATTGGCTTATTTTCCCATTAGATGACCTACCCCTAACCAATGCTTATAACTTCACTAGTCCCCTTAAAGCACACAATGCCAATcttcttttgcctttttttttttcaggtatTTTGGAAAATAAGTTGTGTAACTTCAATCTTGAAAGACAAGGCATGATTTTAAGATGGAAAAAACCACTACATTGCAAATCATTGAAGTGAATTGGACTAAATTAGTGTGTGTGGGCTTAATGAAAAGGTCATgtataattgaattttttgtcTCAAGATCAAAATTTACAttgttttaatgatttgaaataaatctttttttgcTTATTGTGCAGCTATCTATAATAGAGAAAGCAAACTATTTTTTGTGTTAGACAATATAGGACTTGTACCAAAGCCACAAGATCGTAAGATTATAGAAATTTATCTTTAATAGAATGTGTATTTGCTATGATaattgaaattcatttattGATTTGCCATCATGAgtagtgggaaaaaaaatagataaataacaTGGGGATTATCAATACTGTATATTGGACCAAATTTGACTTCTATATTATATGTATGTTTTAAGATGGAGGAAGATTTTCTTGTCCACTAAGGGACTAAACTAGACATTCATTGTTGCTCTCTCAGtataaattatcttatattttgatGTTTACTTGTCATTCCATTAAGTCTTTGGAAAAACTATTTTAGCATATCCATTCATTGTTGCTCTCCCGGTATTTGCATTTAGACATCGCTCATTTAACCTCTTCCATTGcaatcataaactaaaactatGTATAAACTATATTCCATTAATAATGTTTATCAAGTTCtcacaatttttcatttttgtcttgCTAATTTGACCACCAATTTCCATTGTACATGCAGATGTCTCCTACTTGATAGGAACGTTCTATTCCCTCGATGAATAGGTGATTGGCTGCAGTTATTAGTTGCGGGTTTCTACTAAATTTATGGTCCATTTTTTGCCTTTGACCTTGGTTTTAGGTACATCTGCCCATTCACAATATTTGTTTTGCTTTTATGTAGTCatacaaatttcttttgaagATGTGAAAAGGCCAAAACATTGATAAAGATGATGCTTCTTGGTTTTAGGTACATCTATCCACATGTTGTTATGTTCTTGACTTCTCACAAAGATGatgcttttgttttctttttgtgcaAGTTGATCAGCTTCATGCATTAGACTAGTGTATTCTATCAccaattcaatttcatttttttagtttctttcaagaatttttattgttttttttttccaagaggTGGATTTTCTCTACAGTTATGGCTTGGCCTTTTCTCTAAATTTTGCTTTGCTTGCTTCTTCAATCCTCTATTTCAAATAGACAcaaccattttttatatttttttatcatgattAACCTAACTTTACTTGTATACAGTTCAAGCCACACCTTTTGAATTGTTTTACTGCAAAATAAATGCAGTTTCATGTCTGAAACTCTAATGAGATTATTGCATTTACTCCTTTTAATTGCATAATTGCACACACAACTTCAAATATGGTGCTTTTTCAGGAAT
Proteins encoded in this region:
- the LOC100265052 gene encoding tubulin beta-4 chain; this translates as MREILHVQGGQCGNQIGSKFWEVVCDEHGIDPTGRYTGNSDLQLERVNVYYNEASCGRFVPRAVLMDLEPGTMDSVRTGPYGQIFRPDNFVFGQSGAGNNWAKGHYTEGAELIDSVLDVVRKEAENCDCLQGFQVCHSLGGGTGSGMGTLLISKIREEYPDRMMLTFSVFPSPKVSDTVVEPYNATLSVHQLVENADECMVLDNEALYDICFRTLKLTTPSFGDLNHLISATMSGVTCCLRFPGQLNSDLRKLAVNLIPFPRLHFFMVGFAPLTSRGSQQYRALTVPELTQQMWDAKNMMCAADPRHGRYLTASAMFRGKMSTKEVDEQMINVQNKNSSYFVEWIPNNVKSSVCDIPPRGLSMASTFIGNSTSIQEMFRRVSEQFTAMFRRKAFLHWYTGEGMDEMEFTEAESNMNDLVSEYQQYQDATADEEIDYEDEEEPEQDM